A region of Bradyrhizobium sp. SZCCHNS1050 DNA encodes the following proteins:
- a CDS encoding HAMP domain-containing methyl-accepting chemotaxis protein, which translates to MSERSVLQNETIKPETGAVSLKWKILAGNLLTGFFAMAFAFALAWSGWGDLRKRERAEQVLDAFELALKVNAQIPLERGQWNLLAAAGSASADDVAKLDKAIATTDESLARAKAAAQVAGLPTTNIDAAATTLRGVRSAARNAVPLPAAQRPANIQATTTDGLGRAAESLNAAIDETAIELSGAGGEVENLLPSAQLAQLSQSMRTINGARSAVLRFFIQNVSWTPARLAEVTEQSGQVTLLWQQIELAARSVRNTPEVSAALEHVRTTLMGAGEQRYRQIVTAGRDGQPSPVTAEEWGRWTTPMLNNVIVLRDAALKSAHQAIDQAIGAARLRLFIALGVLLLVAIVSVAVVIGVVRGVIGPLVGLTGVTLRLANGELSADIPNESRKDEIGAMARALKIFKDALIAKKASDEAAQRDAQAQIDRAQRLDALTRNFESTIADIVNTVSSAASGLETSADMLTNTASRSQELSTVVAAASEEASANVQSVASATEELSSSVTEISRQVQASARMAGDAVQQVRQTNGRVAELSQAAARIGDVVELINSIAGQTNLLALNATIEAARAGDAGRGFAVVATEVKALAEQTAKATEEISQQISGVQAATQESVNSIQAISSTIERLAEIGAAIAAAVEEQGAATQEISRNVQQAAHGTQQVSSNITDVQRGASQTGSASAEVLSSAKSLAGDSNRLKREVGSFLEAVRAA; encoded by the coding sequence ATGTCCGAGCGCTCGGTGCTGCAGAATGAGACGATCAAGCCGGAGACCGGTGCGGTCAGTCTCAAATGGAAAATTCTTGCCGGCAATCTGCTGACCGGCTTCTTCGCGATGGCCTTCGCCTTTGCGCTCGCATGGAGCGGGTGGGGCGACTTGCGCAAGCGCGAGCGGGCGGAGCAGGTTCTGGACGCCTTCGAGCTGGCACTGAAGGTCAATGCGCAGATCCCGCTCGAGCGCGGCCAGTGGAATCTGCTCGCGGCGGCCGGGTCCGCGTCGGCGGATGATGTCGCCAAGCTCGACAAGGCCATCGCCACGACGGACGAGTCGCTGGCACGGGCCAAGGCCGCCGCGCAAGTTGCGGGCCTGCCGACCACCAACATCGATGCCGCAGCGACGACACTGCGTGGCGTCCGTTCGGCGGCGCGCAACGCTGTACCGCTTCCGGCCGCGCAACGTCCGGCGAACATCCAGGCGACGACCACGGATGGCCTCGGTCGGGCGGCCGAGTCCCTGAATGCCGCCATCGACGAGACCGCGATCGAGCTGTCGGGGGCCGGCGGCGAGGTCGAGAACCTGTTGCCTTCGGCCCAGCTTGCGCAGCTGTCGCAATCGATGCGCACGATCAACGGCGCGCGCTCCGCCGTGCTGCGCTTCTTCATCCAGAACGTCAGCTGGACCCCGGCGCGTCTTGCCGAGGTGACCGAGCAGAGCGGACAGGTGACCCTGCTGTGGCAGCAGATCGAGCTCGCGGCGCGCAGCGTTCGCAATACGCCGGAGGTGTCCGCCGCGCTGGAGCACGTGCGCACGACCCTGATGGGTGCTGGCGAACAGCGCTACCGTCAGATCGTCACGGCGGGGCGCGACGGACAGCCGTCGCCGGTCACGGCTGAGGAATGGGGCCGCTGGACCACGCCGATGCTGAACAACGTCATCGTGCTGCGCGATGCGGCGCTGAAGTCCGCGCATCAGGCCATCGATCAGGCGATCGGCGCGGCGCGGCTGCGGCTGTTCATCGCGCTCGGCGTTCTGCTGCTGGTGGCGATCGTGTCGGTCGCCGTGGTCATCGGCGTCGTCCGCGGCGTCATCGGCCCGCTGGTCGGACTGACCGGCGTGACCCTGCGCCTCGCCAATGGCGAGCTGAGCGCCGATATTCCGAACGAGTCCCGCAAGGACGAGATCGGCGCGATGGCGCGCGCCCTGAAGATCTTCAAGGACGCGCTGATCGCCAAGAAGGCCTCGGACGAGGCCGCGCAGCGCGACGCGCAGGCGCAGATCGATCGGGCCCAGCGGCTGGATGCGCTGACGCGCAACTTCGAGTCGACGATTGCCGACATCGTCAACACCGTGTCGTCGGCGGCCTCGGGCCTCGAGACGTCGGCGGACATGCTGACAAACACCGCTAGCCGCTCGCAGGAGCTCAGCACGGTGGTGGCGGCTGCGTCGGAGGAAGCGTCCGCCAACGTTCAGTCGGTCGCCTCCGCCACCGAGGAGCTCTCCTCGTCGGTGACCGAGATCAGCCGTCAGGTCCAGGCGTCGGCCCGCATGGCCGGCGACGCCGTGCAGCAGGTGCGCCAGACCAATGGGCGCGTCGCCGAGTTGTCGCAGGCCGCAGCCCGCATCGGCGACGTCGTCGAGCTCATCAACAGCATTGCCGGACAGACCAATCTCCTCGCACTCAACGCCACCATCGAGGCGGCGCGCGCCGGCGACGCCGGCCGCGGTTTCGCGGTGGTTGCGACCGAGGTGAAGGCGCTCGCGGAACAGACGGCGAAGGCGACCGAGGAGATCTCACAGCAGATCTCGGGCGTGCAGGCCGCGACGCAGGAATCGGTGAATTCGATCCAGGCGATCAGCTCGACGATCGAGCGGCTTGCCGAGATCGGAGCAGCCATTGCGGCGGCGGTCGAAGAGCAGGGCGCGGCAACGCAGGAAATCTCGCGCAACGTGCAGCAGGCCGCCCACGGCACCCAGCAGGTCTCGTCCAACATCACGGACGTGCAGCGCGGCGCCTCGCAGACCGGCTCGGCCTCCGCCGAGGTGCTGTCGTCGGCCAAGTCGCTGGCTGGAGATTCCAACCGCCTCAAGCGGGAGGTCGGCAGCTTCCTGGAAGCGGTCCGCGCAGCGTAA
- the glgA gene encoding glycogen synthase GlgA, with product MRVLFVTTEMDDFVRVGGLAAVSAALPRALRSHTDVRIMLPGYRDVIEQLTHIEIVGHCAPLAEMPGCALGRSSTRDGLPVYVLLCDELYDRPGNPYGDESGQDWADNDIRFGRLAAAAAELAAGTLDKNWAADLVHANDWQAALVPAYLAWRGVDVPSILTIHNLAYQGLFPRESLRRIGAPESSFHIDGLEFYDKLSFLKGGLIYASHLTTVSSTYAQEITTPELGCGLEGLLRQRSNADELTGILNGIDESWDPRYCQQLAQPFAAGDWKGKKANADYVRKQFGLAVSRGPMFGIVARLVHQKGIDLVLEAADEIVGAGGQIVVTGTGEPAIERALMEAHRRRPDAIGVAIGFNDAQARRIFAGSDFTLMPSRFEPCGLSQMYAQRFGSLPIGHQTGGLAETITDGETGFLFEKPSAESFLGGVKRAFSAFTSTERLNEMRLSAMARSFSWNLSAACYNALYRKMLAS from the coding sequence TTGCGGGTTCTGTTCGTTACGACCGAAATGGACGATTTCGTCCGGGTGGGCGGACTGGCTGCCGTTTCGGCGGCACTTCCCCGGGCGCTGCGCTCACACACCGATGTCAGGATCATGCTGCCCGGCTACCGGGACGTGATCGAGCAACTCACTCACATCGAGATCGTCGGCCACTGCGCGCCCCTGGCAGAGATGCCGGGCTGCGCCCTGGGGCGGTCGTCGACCCGCGACGGCCTGCCGGTCTACGTCCTGCTCTGCGACGAGCTCTACGACCGGCCGGGCAACCCCTATGGCGACGAAAGCGGGCAGGACTGGGCGGACAACGACATCCGCTTCGGCCGTCTCGCCGCCGCCGCCGCCGAGTTGGCGGCGGGCACGCTGGACAAGAACTGGGCAGCCGATCTGGTCCACGCCAATGATTGGCAGGCCGCATTGGTGCCGGCCTATCTGGCGTGGCGCGGGGTCGACGTACCGTCGATCCTGACCATCCACAACCTCGCCTATCAGGGCCTGTTCCCGCGCGAGTCGCTGCGCCGGATCGGCGCCCCCGAATCCTCGTTCCACATCGACGGTCTGGAGTTCTACGACAAACTGTCCTTTCTCAAGGGCGGTCTGATCTATGCGTCGCATCTCACCACGGTCAGCTCGACCTATGCCCAGGAGATCACGACGCCCGAGCTCGGCTGCGGGCTGGAGGGCCTGCTCCGGCAGCGCTCCAATGCCGATGAGCTGACCGGCATTCTCAACGGCATCGACGAGAGCTGGGATCCCCGCTACTGCCAGCAGCTGGCGCAGCCCTTCGCCGCGGGCGACTGGAAGGGCAAGAAGGCCAACGCCGACTACGTCCGCAAGCAGTTCGGCCTCGCCGTGTCGCGCGGTCCGATGTTCGGCATCGTCGCGCGCCTCGTCCATCAGAAAGGCATCGACCTGGTGCTGGAAGCCGCCGATGAGATCGTCGGCGCCGGCGGCCAGATCGTGGTCACCGGCACCGGCGAGCCCGCCATCGAGCGCGCGCTGATGGAGGCCCACCGCCGCCGGCCGGACGCGATCGGGGTCGCCATCGGCTTCAACGATGCACAGGCGCGGCGCATCTTCGCCGGCAGCGACTTCACCCTGATGCCGTCGCGCTTCGAGCCATGCGGCCTGAGCCAGATGTATGCCCAGCGCTTCGGCTCGCTGCCGATCGGCCACCAGACCGGCGGCCTCGCCGAGACCATCACAGATGGCGAGACCGGATTCCTGTTCGAGAAGCCGTCGGCGGAATCCTTCCTCGGCGGGGTTAAGCGCGCGTTTTCGGCGTTCACCAGCACCGAACGGCTGAACGAGATGCGGCTGTCGGCGATGGCACGCTCATTCAGCTGGAACCTGTCGGCCGCCTGCTACAACGCACTGTACCGGAAGATGCTGGCGTCGTAG
- a CDS encoding CaiB/BaiF CoA transferase family protein translates to MLADMGAEVIKIESVEGETMRTRPPMRHGCSTAFGQLNVGKKSVVLDLKSRDGVAAVRRLVASADILVENFRPGVMQRLGLDYAALSALNPRLIYCSISGYGQTGPSAELPAYAPVIHAASGYDMAHLAYQPGRSRPDYCGIYHADVVTGTYAFGAIASALYQRERNGRGQHIDCSMLESMLSLTLNEIQWSQFPVAQPSRPTFGPAECRDGYVMIAIASEKTFQNLMTAIGHPDWVDDPRFAKYSDRRANWGALMDGVEAWSRRLTVAQCLEALNAGGVPSSAYRSVADALADPQIAHRGALADVEDAAGSFKVVNLPFRMSEAKVAAGPRAASLGEHTVEILRGAGVGDAAKP, encoded by the coding sequence ATGCTTGCCGATATGGGAGCGGAGGTGATCAAGATCGAGTCAGTCGAAGGTGAAACCATGCGCACCCGGCCTCCGATGCGTCATGGCTGCTCTACCGCTTTCGGTCAGCTCAACGTCGGCAAGAAGAGCGTCGTGCTCGACCTCAAGTCGCGCGACGGTGTCGCCGCGGTGCGTCGGCTGGTCGCATCGGCCGATATCCTGGTTGAGAACTTCCGCCCTGGAGTGATGCAGCGGCTCGGGCTGGACTATGCGGCCTTGAGCGCGCTGAATCCGCGGCTGATCTACTGCTCGATCTCGGGCTACGGCCAGACTGGCCCATCGGCGGAACTCCCGGCCTACGCCCCGGTGATCCATGCGGCTTCGGGCTACGACATGGCGCATCTCGCCTACCAGCCGGGGCGCAGCCGACCCGATTATTGCGGCATCTACCATGCCGACGTCGTCACCGGGACCTACGCGTTCGGCGCCATCGCCTCCGCTCTGTATCAGCGCGAACGCAACGGGCGCGGCCAGCACATCGACTGCTCGATGCTGGAATCGATGCTGAGCCTGACACTGAACGAGATCCAATGGTCGCAATTTCCCGTCGCGCAGCCGTCGCGGCCGACCTTCGGCCCGGCGGAGTGTCGCGACGGCTATGTGATGATCGCCATCGCCAGCGAGAAGACGTTCCAGAACCTGATGACCGCGATCGGCCATCCGGACTGGGTCGATGATCCCAGATTCGCAAAATATTCCGACCGGCGGGCAAACTGGGGGGCGCTGATGGATGGCGTGGAAGCCTGGTCGCGCCGGCTCACCGTCGCCCAATGCCTGGAGGCATTGAATGCGGGCGGCGTGCCAAGTTCGGCCTACCGCAGCGTGGCCGATGCGCTGGCTGATCCGCAGATCGCGCATCGCGGCGCGCTGGCCGATGTGGAGGATGCAGCCGGCAGCTTCAAGGTCGTCAACCTGCCGTTTCGGATGTCGGAAGCGAAGGTTGCGGCCGGCCCGCGGGCCGCAAGCCTCGGAGAGCACACCGTGGAAATCCTGCGGGGGGCTGGCGTAGGCGACGCTGCAAAACCTTGA
- a CDS encoding alcohol dehydrogenase, producing the protein MKSFKVTDFNAPLTEVDEPTPQPFGKQVLIKVKAAGVCHSDLHIWEGGYDLGHGRKPLSLKDRGVSLPRTMGHESAGEIVAFGPEVTEAEKGGLKVGDVVLVYPWIGCGKCATCLAGDENMCLKPASLGVYCDGGYADHMTVPHPRHLIDLKGLDPVTTAPYACSGVTTYSALKKVEKDFDTPIVIFGAGGLGLMALSLLKAMGGKGAIVVDIDARKREAALAAGALAAVDGKAPDALEQLNKAAGEPIRAVIDLVGNAATAQLGFDCLTKGGKLVIVGLFGGGAPWALPLIPIKAVTIQGSYVGNLRETKELLDLVRAKHIAPIPVTPMPLAKANDALRELQKGQLVGRAVLTP; encoded by the coding sequence ATGAAGAGCTTCAAGGTCACCGATTTCAATGCGCCGCTGACCGAGGTCGACGAGCCGACACCGCAACCATTCGGCAAACAGGTGCTGATCAAGGTGAAGGCGGCCGGCGTCTGCCACAGCGATCTGCACATCTGGGAAGGCGGCTATGATCTCGGGCACGGCCGCAAACCGCTGTCCCTCAAGGATCGCGGCGTGTCGCTGCCGCGGACCATGGGCCATGAGAGCGCCGGTGAGATCGTGGCGTTCGGGCCGGAGGTCACCGAGGCGGAGAAGGGCGGGCTGAAGGTCGGCGACGTCGTGCTGGTCTATCCCTGGATCGGCTGCGGCAAGTGCGCGACTTGTCTCGCCGGCGACGAGAACATGTGCCTGAAGCCGGCCTCGCTCGGCGTCTATTGCGACGGCGGCTATGCCGACCACATGACGGTGCCGCATCCGCGCCACCTGATCGATCTCAAGGGGCTCGATCCGGTGACGACCGCGCCTTACGCCTGCTCCGGTGTCACGACCTACAGCGCGCTCAAGAAGGTCGAGAAGGATTTCGACACGCCGATCGTGATCTTCGGCGCCGGCGGCCTCGGGCTGATGGCGCTGTCGCTGTTGAAGGCAATGGGCGGCAAGGGTGCGATCGTGGTCGATATCGACGCGCGCAAGCGCGAGGCGGCGCTGGCGGCCGGCGCGCTGGCGGCGGTCGACGGCAAGGCGCCGGATGCGCTGGAGCAACTGAACAAGGCCGCAGGCGAGCCGATCCGGGCCGTCATCGACCTGGTCGGCAATGCCGCCACCGCGCAGCTGGGCTTCGACTGCCTCACCAAGGGCGGCAAGCTGGTCATCGTCGGCCTGTTCGGCGGCGGCGCGCCGTGGGCGCTGCCGCTCATTCCGATCAAGGCGGTGACGATCCAGGGCAGCTATGTCGGCAATCTCCGCGAGACAAAGGAGCTGCTCGACCTCGTCCGCGCCAAGCACATCGCGCCGATCCCGGTGACGCCGATGCCGCTCGCCAAGGCCAACGATGCCCTGCGTGAGCTGCAGAAGGGTCAGCTGGTCGGCCGCGCCGTGCTGACGCCGTAG
- a CDS encoding isocitrate/isopropylmalate dehydrogenase family protein yields MPSTNALHIAVLPGDGIGPEVMAPALEVLRKVEAKAGLSFRFTEAQAGANNYLATGVSIADSTIRLCEEADAILLGACGLPSVRYPDNTEIAPQIELRFHFDLYAGVRPARLIPGVPSPIVGAAERGIDFVVIRESTEGLFASMGKGVVTHEEARETLVITRKTSERLFNFSFKLAARRRARGRSGTLACVDKANVFKAFAYFRKIFDEVAQLHPDVKTDRLYIDACALMLVKRPWDFDVLVTENMFGDILSDLAAGLVGGMGMAPSADIGDRHAVFQPCHGTAPDIMGQGKANPTAMILSAAMMLDWLADTHGIEGAAEAAQRIEQAVDQVYASGLKPFEFGGNAGTIDVTRAVLEAL; encoded by the coding sequence ATGCCCTCCACCAACGCACTCCACATCGCAGTCCTCCCCGGCGACGGCATCGGTCCTGAAGTCATGGCGCCGGCACTCGAAGTGCTGCGCAAGGTCGAGGCCAAGGCCGGCCTGTCGTTCCGGTTCACCGAGGCCCAGGCCGGCGCGAACAACTATCTCGCGACCGGCGTCTCGATCGCCGACTCCACGATCCGGCTGTGCGAAGAGGCGGACGCGATCCTGCTTGGCGCCTGCGGGCTGCCGTCGGTGCGCTATCCCGACAACACCGAGATCGCGCCGCAGATCGAGCTGCGCTTCCATTTCGACCTTTATGCCGGCGTGCGGCCGGCGCGGCTGATCCCGGGCGTGCCGAGTCCGATCGTCGGCGCCGCCGAGCGCGGCATCGACTTCGTCGTGATCCGCGAGTCCACCGAAGGCCTGTTCGCTTCGATGGGCAAAGGTGTCGTGACGCATGAGGAGGCGCGCGAGACCCTCGTCATCACCCGCAAGACATCCGAGCGGCTGTTCAACTTCTCCTTCAAGCTCGCCGCCCGGCGCCGCGCGCGCGGCCGCTCGGGGACTTTAGCCTGCGTCGACAAGGCCAACGTCTTCAAGGCCTTCGCCTACTTCCGTAAGATCTTCGACGAGGTCGCTCAACTTCATCCGGACGTGAAGACGGACCGCCTCTACATCGATGCTTGCGCGCTCATGCTGGTGAAGCGCCCGTGGGATTTCGACGTTCTGGTCACCGAGAACATGTTCGGCGATATCCTGTCCGATCTCGCCGCCGGTCTCGTCGGCGGCATGGGCATGGCGCCGTCGGCCGACATCGGCGATCGCCACGCCGTGTTCCAGCCCTGCCACGGCACCGCGCCCGACATCATGGGGCAGGGCAAGGCCAACCCGACCGCGATGATCCTGTCGGCCGCGATGATGCTGGACTGGCTGGCGGACACCCATGGCATCGAGGGGGCAGCCGAGGCGGCCCAGCGGATCGAGCAGGCCGTCGACCAGGTCTACGCATCCGGCCTCAAGCCATTCGAGTTCGGTGGCAATGCCGGCACGATCGACGTGACCAGGGCGGTGCTGGAGGCGCTCTAA
- a CDS encoding enoyl-CoA hydratase, whose translation MPTISELPTTFAGDKILMTRAGDGVGIITFNNPDKRNAMSLEMWEGLGQALVALRDDDAIRVVVLTGAGGKAFVSGADISQFEQSRHNAAASEAYAERSAAQRALLAGYPKPTIACISGFCLGGGLQIAMLTDMRFAAADSQFGIPAARLGIAYGYDGLRNLVSLVGPSQARLLLYTGLRIDAAEALRIGLVDRMMSNDELLPATLEIARTIAVNAPLAVKAAKITIAEVLKDESRRDMEAIKRIGDICMDSEDFREGRRAFMEKRKPAFKGL comes from the coding sequence ATGCCGACTATCTCCGAGCTCCCCACCACCTTCGCCGGGGACAAGATCCTCATGACCAGAGCGGGCGATGGCGTCGGCATCATCACCTTCAACAACCCGGACAAGCGCAATGCGATGTCGCTGGAGATGTGGGAGGGGCTTGGCCAGGCACTGGTCGCGCTGCGCGACGATGACGCGATCCGGGTCGTGGTGCTGACCGGCGCCGGCGGCAAGGCCTTCGTGTCCGGCGCCGACATCAGCCAGTTCGAGCAGAGCCGCCACAATGCCGCGGCCTCGGAGGCCTATGCCGAGCGAAGCGCCGCCCAGCGGGCGCTGCTCGCCGGCTACCCGAAGCCGACGATCGCCTGCATCAGCGGCTTCTGCCTCGGCGGCGGCCTGCAGATCGCGATGCTGACCGACATGCGCTTCGCCGCCGCGGACAGCCAGTTCGGCATCCCCGCCGCCAGGCTCGGCATCGCCTATGGCTATGACGGCCTGCGCAACCTGGTGTCACTGGTCGGCCCGTCGCAGGCGCGGCTGCTGCTCTATACGGGCCTGCGGATCGATGCCGCGGAGGCGCTGCGGATCGGCCTCGTCGACCGGATGATGAGCAACGACGAACTGCTGCCGGCCACGCTGGAGATCGCCCGCACCATTGCCGTCAATGCGCCGCTGGCGGTCAAGGCCGCCAAGATCACCATCGCCGAGGTGCTGAAGGACGAAAGCCGCCGCGACATGGAAGCCATCAAGCGGATCGGCGACATCTGCATGGATTCGGAGGATTTCCGCGAGGGCCGCCGCGCCTTCATGGAGAAGCGCAAGCCAGCCTTCAAGGGACTTTAG
- a CDS encoding helix-turn-helix domain-containing protein, with product MNKSAAKKMKQRSAGKPDIELGKRIRLRRVEQKISQAELGEKLGVSFQQVQKYEKGVNRVGAARLQQIATALDVPVTFFYDGDSKAREVESLLFLDSAFSLRLLRAYSKIKDQTVQRQLVSLMESIAANEE from the coding sequence ATGAACAAATCAGCGGCAAAGAAAATGAAGCAGCGCAGTGCGGGCAAGCCCGACATCGAGCTCGGCAAGCGGATTCGCCTGCGGCGTGTAGAGCAGAAGATCTCGCAGGCCGAGCTCGGCGAGAAGCTCGGCGTGAGCTTCCAGCAGGTCCAGAAGTACGAGAAGGGCGTCAACCGGGTCGGCGCTGCGCGTCTGCAGCAGATCGCCACCGCGCTCGACGTGCCTGTGACGTTCTTCTACGACGGCGACAGCAAGGCGCGCGAGGTCGAGAGCCTCCTGTTCCTGGACTCAGCCTTCAGCCTGCGGTTGCTGCGCGCCTACAGCAAGATCAAGGACCAGACCGTGCAACGTCAGCTGGTATCCTTGATGGAATCGATCGCAGCGAACGAAGAATAG
- a CDS encoding LysR family transcriptional regulator — translation MRVAAERGVPQKERRELAETPATLAPGEHGGSSAGAGSSIELSRESGGAKGATASKPARTATGRAAPAKSTVSKSAQASLTDWDAARIFLEVVRAGSFRSAAERLTLSINAVRRRIDDFERQIGATLFTRDVHGARLTDEGALVVSAVEHMEAASFELLRAGDGLAGAASGEVRVAVTEGLGTFWLAPRLVEFQQSFPNVMVDLYCAMRSADVSRHEADVAIHLSRPAALDVKLVRLGRMHLMCFASEKYLEIFGIPKTIDDLVKHRLVLQVADEAAANAAFATIFPGFEQRDLIAMTTNVSSANYWAVAHGAGIGVFPTYASALGGKIIPLEVDLKWSYDIWLSYHATTGRIPRVRHMIDWLVEAFNPGKYPWFKDEFIHPQQLKTVYMGEPLTHLFGGFPMEGR, via the coding sequence ATGCGCGTTGCGGCGGAACGGGGCGTTCCTCAGAAGGAACGCCGGGAACTAGCCGAGACCCCTGCGACGCTGGCACCAGGGGAGCACGGCGGCTCGTCTGCTGGGGCAGGATCGAGCATTGAACTGAGCCGAGAGAGTGGCGGCGCCAAGGGCGCAACGGCGAGCAAGCCGGCAAGAACTGCGACGGGCCGGGCCGCCCCGGCCAAGTCGACCGTGAGCAAATCGGCGCAGGCAAGCCTCACCGACTGGGATGCAGCGCGGATATTCCTCGAGGTTGTCAGGGCCGGCAGCTTTCGCTCCGCGGCCGAGCGGCTGACGCTCTCGATCAATGCCGTACGGCGACGCATCGATGATTTCGAGCGGCAGATCGGCGCGACGCTGTTCACGCGCGATGTCCACGGCGCTCGGCTGACCGACGAAGGCGCGCTGGTGGTCTCCGCCGTCGAGCACATGGAGGCCGCGTCATTCGAGTTGCTGCGCGCGGGCGATGGTCTCGCCGGCGCTGCGTCGGGCGAGGTCCGGGTCGCGGTGACCGAGGGGCTCGGCACGTTCTGGCTGGCGCCCCGGCTGGTCGAATTTCAGCAGAGCTTTCCCAACGTCATGGTCGATCTCTATTGCGCGATGCGCTCGGCCGACGTGTCGCGTCACGAGGCCGACGTCGCCATCCACCTCTCCCGGCCGGCGGCGCTCGACGTCAAGCTGGTCCGGCTTGGCCGCATGCACCTGATGTGCTTTGCGAGCGAGAAATATTTGGAGATATTTGGCATCCCAAAGACGATTGACGATCTCGTCAAACACCGCTTGGTTCTGCAGGTGGCGGACGAAGCCGCCGCCAATGCCGCCTTCGCCACCATCTTCCCCGGTTTCGAACAGCGGGACCTGATCGCGATGACCACCAATGTCTCGAGCGCCAATTACTGGGCCGTGGCGCACGGCGCCGGCATCGGGGTCTTCCCAACCTATGCGAGTGCCCTGGGCGGGAAGATCATACCACTGGAGGTTGACCTCAAGTGGTCCTACGACATCTGGCTGTCTTATCATGCCACCACCGGACGCATCCCTAGGGTGCGTCACATGATCGACTGGCTGGTCGAGGCTTTTAACCCTGGCAAATACCCGTGGTTTAAAGACGAATTCATTCATCCACAGCAACTTAAAACAGTATATATGGGTGAACCCCTGACCCATCTATTCGGGGGCTTTCCGATGGAAGGACGGTAA
- a CDS encoding cytochrome c biogenesis CcdA family protein, whose protein sequence is MIQNVSIPAAFIAGLVSFLSPCVLPLVPPYLIYLTGATIEHIESDEPPAASRRAVMISAALFVLGFSTVFVMLGASASLIGGLIRAWSEQLSILAGVVIIVMGLHFLGLTRISFLMREGRLPIPKPVGLWGAYVMGLAFAFGWTPCIGPILAAILSIAAAETTVAKGAGLLAVYSAGLGIPFLVAAFMIEQFSALFIRMRGHLVNIERAMGVLMIATGIGFLTGAVSTFSIWLLETFPALQRFG, encoded by the coding sequence ATGATCCAGAACGTATCGATTCCGGCCGCGTTCATTGCTGGCTTGGTCAGTTTTCTTTCGCCCTGCGTGCTACCGCTGGTTCCTCCGTATTTGATCTATCTCACCGGCGCCACGATCGAGCACATCGAGAGCGACGAGCCTCCGGCCGCGTCGCGTCGCGCCGTGATGATCTCGGCCGCACTGTTCGTGCTGGGCTTCTCCACCGTGTTCGTGATGCTGGGGGCGAGCGCCTCGCTGATCGGCGGCCTGATCCGGGCCTGGTCGGAGCAGTTGTCCATCCTCGCCGGCGTCGTCATCATCGTGATGGGCCTGCACTTCCTCGGCCTGACGCGGATCTCGTTCCTGATGCGCGAAGGGCGGCTGCCGATCCCCAAGCCGGTCGGCCTGTGGGGCGCCTATGTCATGGGGCTCGCCTTCGCCTTCGGCTGGACGCCGTGCATCGGGCCGATCCTGGCGGCGATCCTCTCGATCGCAGCTGCGGAGACGACGGTCGCCAAGGGGGCCGGGCTTCTTGCCGTCTATTCCGCCGGCCTCGGCATTCCGTTCCTGGTCGCGGCGTTCATGATCGAACAGTTCTCGGCGCTGTTCATCCGCATGCGTGGCCATCTCGTGAACATCGAGCGCGCGATGGGCGTGCTGATGATCGCCACCGGCATCGGCTTTCTCACTGGCGCGGTCTCGACCTTCAGCATCTGGCTGCTCGAGACGTTCCCGGCGCTGCAGAGGTTCGGCTGA